The proteins below come from a single Crossiella sp. CA-258035 genomic window:
- the rpoB gene encoding DNA-directed RNA polymerase subunit beta: protein MAVSRATKATAATNSTSGIPGAPKRVSFAKIREPLTVPDLLDLQIQSFEWLVGADEWFQRRIDAGDEDPIGGLAEVLNEISPIEDFSGSMSLSFSDPRFDEVKASVEECKDKDMTYAAPLFVTAEFTNHNTGEIKSQTVFMGDFPVMTDKGTYIINGTERVVVSQLVRSPGVYFDTNVDKTTDKDVFSVRIIPSRGAWLEFDVDKRDTVGVRIDRKRRQPVTVLLKAFGWTAEQIRERFGFSETLMATLEKDHTAGQDEALLDIYRKLRPGEPPTKESAQTLLENLFFKEKRYDLAKVGRYKVNKKLGLDQPFTTGVLTEDDIVTAIEYLVRLHAGETSMTAPGGVEVPVEVDDIDHFGNRRLRTVGELIQNQIRVGLSRMERVVRERMTTQDVEAITPQTLINIRPVVAAIKEFFGTSQLSQFMDQTNPLAGLTHKRRLSALGPGGLSRERAGLEVRDVHPSHYGRMCPIETPEGPNIGLIGSLSSFGRVNPFGFIETPYRKVREGRVTDEIDYLTADEEDRYVKAQANTPIDADGNFLEDKVMVRRKGGELDLIPPNEVDYMDISPRQMVSVATAMVPFLEHDDANRALMGANMQRQAVPLLRSESPLVGTGMELRAAVDAGDVVVANKAGVIEELCSDYITVMADDGTRQTYRLHKFRRSNQGTCINQKPIVNEGDRVEVGQVIADGPCTQNGEMALGKNLLVAIMPWEGHNYEDAIILSQRLVQDDVLTSIHIEEHEIDARDTKLGAEEITRDIPNVSEEVLADLDERGIIRIGAEVRDGDILVGKVTPKGETELTPEERLLRAIFGEKAREVRDTSLKVPHGETGKVIGIRVFSREDDDELPPGVNELVRVYVAQKRKIQDGDKLAGRHGNKGVIGKILPVEDMPFMEDGTPVDIVLNTHGVPRRMNIGQILETHLGWIAKQGWSIDGNPDWAAKLPEELFQADPGTNTATPVFDGAREDEITGLLGSTMPNRDGERMVKGDGKAQLFDGRSGEPYPYPTSVGYMYILKLLHLVDDKIHARSTGPYSMITQQPLGGKAQFGGQRFGEMECWAMQAYGAAYTLQELLTIKSDDVIGRVKVYEAIVKGENIPEPGIPESFKVLLKELQSLCLNVEVLSSDGAAIEMRDGDDEDLERAAANLGINLSRSESPSVDDIVN from the coding sequence TGACGTACGCGGCCCCGCTGTTCGTCACCGCGGAGTTCACCAACCACAACACCGGCGAGATCAAGAGCCAGACGGTGTTCATGGGTGACTTCCCCGTGATGACCGACAAGGGCACGTACATCATCAACGGCACCGAGCGAGTCGTGGTGTCGCAGTTGGTGCGGTCCCCGGGTGTCTACTTCGACACTAACGTCGACAAGACCACCGACAAGGACGTGTTCAGCGTCCGCATCATCCCGAGCCGGGGCGCCTGGCTGGAGTTCGACGTCGACAAGCGCGACACCGTCGGTGTCCGCATCGACCGCAAGCGCCGTCAGCCCGTCACCGTGCTGCTGAAGGCCTTCGGCTGGACCGCCGAGCAGATCCGCGAGCGGTTCGGTTTCAGCGAGACCCTCATGGCCACGCTGGAGAAGGACCACACCGCGGGCCAGGACGAGGCCCTGCTCGACATCTACCGCAAGCTGCGTCCTGGTGAGCCGCCCACCAAGGAGAGCGCGCAGACCCTGCTGGAGAACCTGTTCTTCAAGGAGAAGCGCTACGACCTGGCCAAGGTCGGCCGGTACAAGGTGAACAAGAAGCTGGGCCTGGACCAGCCGTTCACCACCGGTGTGCTCACCGAGGACGACATCGTCACCGCGATCGAGTACCTGGTGCGCCTGCACGCGGGTGAGACGTCCATGACCGCCCCCGGCGGTGTGGAGGTCCCGGTCGAGGTCGACGACATCGACCACTTCGGCAACCGGCGCCTGCGCACGGTCGGCGAGCTGATCCAGAACCAGATCCGGGTCGGCCTCTCCCGCATGGAGCGCGTGGTCCGCGAGCGGATGACCACTCAGGACGTCGAGGCGATCACGCCGCAGACCCTGATCAACATCCGCCCCGTGGTGGCCGCGATCAAGGAGTTCTTCGGAACCTCCCAGCTGTCGCAGTTCATGGACCAGACCAACCCGCTGGCCGGCCTGACGCACAAGCGGCGTCTGTCCGCGCTCGGCCCCGGTGGTCTCTCCCGTGAGCGGGCCGGCCTCGAGGTGCGCGACGTGCACCCCTCGCACTACGGCCGCATGTGCCCGATCGAGACGCCGGAAGGCCCGAACATCGGCCTGATCGGCTCGCTGTCCTCCTTCGGCCGGGTCAACCCGTTCGGTTTCATCGAGACCCCGTACCGCAAGGTCCGCGAGGGCCGGGTCACCGACGAGATCGACTACCTGACCGCGGACGAGGAAGACCGGTACGTGAAGGCCCAGGCCAACACGCCGATCGACGCGGACGGGAACTTCCTCGAGGACAAGGTCATGGTTCGCCGCAAGGGCGGCGAGCTGGACCTGATCCCGCCGAACGAGGTCGACTACATGGACATCTCGCCTCGGCAGATGGTGTCCGTGGCGACCGCGATGGTGCCCTTCCTCGAGCACGACGACGCCAACCGCGCGCTCATGGGCGCGAACATGCAGCGTCAGGCCGTGCCGCTGCTCCGCTCCGAGTCGCCGCTGGTCGGCACCGGTATGGAGCTGCGCGCCGCGGTGGACGCCGGCGATGTGGTGGTGGCCAACAAGGCCGGTGTGATCGAGGAGCTGTGCTCCGACTACATCACCGTGATGGCCGACGACGGCACCCGCCAGACCTACCGGCTGCACAAGTTCCGCCGCTCCAACCAGGGCACCTGCATCAACCAGAAGCCGATCGTCAACGAGGGCGACCGGGTCGAGGTCGGGCAGGTCATCGCGGATGGCCCGTGCACCCAGAACGGCGAGATGGCGCTGGGCAAGAACCTGCTCGTGGCGATCATGCCGTGGGAGGGTCACAACTACGAGGACGCGATCATCCTGTCGCAGCGCCTCGTGCAGGACGACGTCCTGACCTCGATCCACATCGAGGAGCACGAGATCGACGCCCGCGACACCAAGCTGGGCGCCGAGGAGATCACCCGGGACATCCCGAACGTCTCCGAGGAGGTCCTGGCCGACCTGGACGAGCGTGGCATCATCCGGATCGGCGCCGAGGTCCGCGACGGCGACATCCTGGTCGGCAAGGTCACGCCCAAGGGCGAGACCGAGCTGACCCCCGAGGAGCGCCTGCTCCGCGCGATCTTCGGTGAGAAGGCGCGCGAGGTGCGCGACACCTCGCTGAAGGTGCCGCACGGTGAGACCGGCAAGGTCATCGGCATCCGGGTGTTCTCCCGCGAGGACGACGACGAGCTGCCCCCGGGCGTGAACGAGCTGGTCCGGGTCTACGTGGCGCAGAAGCGCAAGATCCAGGACGGCGACAAGCTCGCCGGCCGGCACGGCAACAAGGGCGTCATCGGCAAGATCCTGCCGGTCGAGGACATGCCGTTCATGGAGGACGGCACCCCGGTCGACATCGTGCTGAACACCCACGGTGTGCCCCGTCGTATGAACATCGGCCAGATCTTGGAGACCCACCTCGGGTGGATCGCCAAGCAGGGCTGGAGCATCGACGGGAACCCGGACTGGGCCGCCAAGCTGCCCGAGGAGCTCTTCCAGGCCGACCCCGGCACGAACACCGCCACCCCGGTGTTCGACGGCGCCCGCGAGGACGAGATCACCGGTCTGCTCGGCTCGACCATGCCCAACCGCGATGGTGAGCGGATGGTCAAGGGCGACGGCAAGGCCCAGCTGTTCGACGGCCGCAGCGGCGAGCCGTACCCGTACCCGACCTCGGTCGGCTACATGTACATCCTCAAGCTGCTGCACCTGGTCGACGACAAGATCCACGCCCGGTCCACCGGCCCGTACTCGATGATCACCCAGCAGCCGCTCGGTGGTAAGGCGCAGTTCGGTGGCCAGCGCTTCGGCGAGATGGAGTGCTGGGCCATGCAGGCCTACGGCGCTGCCTACACGCTGCAGGAGCTGCTCACGATCAAGTCTGATGACGTGATCGGCCGCGTGAAGGTCTACGAGGCCATCGTCAAGGGCGAGAACATCCCCGAACCCGGTATCCCGGAGTCGTTCAAGGTGCTGCTCAAGGAGCTGCAGTCGCTGTGCCTCAACGTCGAGGTGCTCTCCAGCGACGGCGCTGCCATCGAGATGCGCGACGGCGACGATGAGGACCTGGAGCGCGCGGCCGCGAACCTGGGCATCAACTTGTCCCGGTCCGAGTCGCCTTCGGTCGACGACATCGTCAACTGA